One stretch of Schlesneria sp. DSM 10557 DNA includes these proteins:
- a CDS encoding M28 family peptidase: MLRFPAMVISGFALVLAFAAYPLFGDAVVESQVRLLNDIKFLASDDLEGRGVGTSGLNIAAQFIKTEFAKAGLAVDRVDGDAFQKFDIATGSKLVGTNSLRLVGPEGTTIELKIGDDVEGCSFGGSGKFDGDIVFCGYGIDASDEGYNDFEGIDVEGKVIIVLRRNPRQSDPSSPFASTHGISRHADLRTKMTNAAAQKAAAVLFVNDPYSGRKAAETRRENLYSAHEKVSLAAEAFLSADANDVEKFNEARNKLAEATNQAKSIRAAAEKSDDDPLMKFGYAGSGENKAFPPAFHISIKTCDQILASLKTDLSKLEAEIDSTHKPKSMAVTGWRAQGELNVEKVRADVSNVIGVIDGEGPLADETIVIGAHYDHVGRGGQNSLAPGSTEIHNGADDNASGTVTLLELARRFGEKARIAKPSRRLVFIAFTGEELGLLGSARYCKEPVFPLDTTIAMLNMDMVGRLKDDKLIVYGTGTSPRWEPELKQFNGDAGFKLIFKPEGIGPSDHASFYAKKIPVLHFFTGEHADYHKPTDDWEKINIEGVSRVANLMEAMIDATLRQSERPAYVEVQGNSTPGRGGSRPYVGTIPEFGNEEPGYAISGVSAGGPAQKGGLKGGDRIVKLGPHPVSNLDDFDAALRKFAPGDVVDFTVIRDKQEQTFKVTLDPPR; the protein is encoded by the coding sequence ATGCTCCGCTTCCCAGCTATGGTCATCAGTGGATTTGCACTGGTGCTGGCGTTTGCCGCTTATCCACTTTTTGGCGACGCGGTTGTTGAGTCGCAGGTACGACTACTCAACGATATCAAGTTCCTTGCTTCAGATGATCTGGAAGGGCGCGGTGTCGGGACCAGCGGTCTCAATATCGCCGCTCAGTTCATCAAGACCGAATTTGCCAAAGCAGGGTTGGCCGTCGATCGGGTGGACGGGGATGCCTTCCAGAAATTTGACATCGCGACTGGTTCAAAGCTTGTCGGCACCAACTCGTTGCGACTGGTGGGGCCAGAAGGAACGACGATCGAACTGAAAATCGGTGACGATGTCGAAGGCTGTTCATTCGGGGGAAGTGGGAAGTTCGATGGCGACATCGTGTTCTGTGGGTATGGAATCGATGCCAGCGATGAAGGCTACAACGATTTTGAAGGGATTGATGTCGAAGGAAAAGTGATCATCGTCTTGCGACGGAATCCACGTCAGAGCGATCCCTCCAGTCCCTTTGCCAGCACACATGGGATTTCCCGACATGCAGATTTGCGAACAAAAATGACAAATGCAGCCGCCCAGAAAGCGGCTGCGGTGTTGTTCGTAAACGACCCCTACTCGGGCCGGAAAGCAGCAGAAACGCGTCGTGAAAACCTCTATAGCGCCCATGAAAAGGTCTCGCTTGCGGCAGAAGCATTTTTATCTGCCGACGCCAACGACGTCGAAAAGTTCAACGAAGCCCGGAACAAGCTGGCCGAAGCGACCAATCAGGCGAAGTCGATTCGGGCCGCTGCCGAAAAAAGTGATGACGACCCGCTGATGAAGTTTGGGTATGCAGGGAGCGGGGAAAACAAGGCGTTCCCGCCCGCCTTTCATATCTCAATCAAGACGTGTGATCAGATTCTGGCGTCGCTCAAGACGGATTTATCCAAGCTGGAAGCTGAGATCGATTCGACTCACAAACCAAAGTCCATGGCTGTTACGGGTTGGCGAGCTCAGGGTGAACTCAATGTCGAAAAGGTGCGCGCCGACGTCTCCAACGTCATCGGGGTGATTGATGGAGAAGGACCGCTGGCAGATGAGACCATCGTGATCGGTGCTCATTACGATCACGTCGGCCGGGGTGGTCAGAACTCGCTGGCTCCCGGTTCTACCGAGATTCACAACGGGGCAGATGACAACGCTTCCGGAACAGTCACGCTGCTGGAGCTGGCACGACGTTTTGGGGAGAAGGCCAGGATCGCCAAGCCCTCACGCCGGCTGGTCTTCATCGCTTTCACCGGCGAAGAACTGGGGCTGCTGGGTTCGGCCCGGTACTGTAAAGAGCCCGTGTTTCCGCTGGACACGACCATCGCCATGCTGAATATGGACATGGTCGGCCGGCTGAAAGATGACAAACTGATCGTTTACGGTACTGGGACAAGTCCCCGCTGGGAGCCCGAACTGAAGCAATTCAACGGCGACGCAGGGTTTAAGCTGATCTTCAAGCCGGAAGGGATTGGGCCCAGTGACCATGCCTCGTTCTATGCCAAGAAGATTCCGGTGCTGCATTTCTTTACGGGTGAGCACGCGGACTACCACAAGCCGACAGACGATTGGGAGAAGATTAATATCGAAGGGGTGTCCCGGGTTGCCAATCTGATGGAAGCCATGATCGATGCAACGTTGAGGCAATCTGAGCGTCCCGCGTATGTCGAAGTTCAGGGGAACAGTACCCCCGGTCGAGGGGGCAGTCGCCCTTACGTCGGAACCATTCCCGAGTTTGGCAACGAGGAACCGGGGTATGCAATCAGCGGTGTTTCGGCGGGGGGGCCAGCACAAAAGGGTGGCTTAAAAGGAGGTGACCGAATCGTGAAGCTCGGTCCGCACCCGGTCAGCAACCTTGACGATTTCGACGCGGCACTGAGAAAATTTGCACCGGGGGATGTCGTCGACTTCACGGTCATCCGTGACAAGCAAGAGCAGACTTTTAAAGTGACGCTTGATCCGCCGAGATAA
- a CDS encoding TetR/AcrR family transcriptional regulator, whose amino-acid sequence MSTRSTTPGRRREATDQRRREILDASLELFLRQGIPGTTMPQICAASGASTGSVYHLFEGKDDIAMTLFLEGMQSYERDMLRSIERKTSLRSVIHALISTHLKIVINAPALSLYLARLGLADVQGDINAKHRELSDNFAQKIALRLRPFAERGELVKLPLELYFSQIIGPAAHLARAWLMGRVSSNLRSAIEPLALAAWKSLRVDAN is encoded by the coding sequence ATGTCAACACGCTCGACCACTCCCGGTCGTCGGCGCGAGGCGACAGACCAGCGCCGACGAGAGATTCTGGACGCATCTCTGGAGCTCTTTCTGCGGCAAGGGATCCCCGGCACGACAATGCCGCAAATCTGCGCCGCGTCCGGCGCAAGTACGGGAAGCGTCTATCATCTTTTCGAAGGGAAAGATGACATCGCCATGACGCTATTTCTCGAAGGGATGCAGAGCTATGAGCGGGATATGCTACGCTCGATCGAACGAAAAACATCGCTGCGAAGCGTTATCCACGCGTTGATTTCGACGCATCTCAAAATTGTCATCAATGCACCGGCCTTATCACTTTACCTGGCGCGATTAGGGCTGGCCGATGTTCAGGGGGATATCAACGCCAAGCACCGGGAACTGAGCGATAACTTCGCGCAAAAAATTGCCTTGCGCCTGAGACCGTTCGCGGAGCGTGGTGAGTTAGTCAAGCTGCCGCTGGAACTGTATTTCTCACAGATTATTGGCCCTGCAGCTCATCTTGCGCGCGCCTGGCTGATGGGCCGTGTGAGCAGTAACCTGCGATCCGCAATCGAACCGTTGGCACTCGCGGCCTGGAAGTCGTTGCGAGTGGATGCCAACTGA
- a CDS encoding PSD1 and planctomycete cytochrome C domain-containing protein: MMRRDGLLIAILMGALFPSHILLTGSEAQETPASQGFNSNDSDTFDVERTIAPLLQARCLECHGRRQHEGGVRLDSREAILRGGDNHQIVIAGNADESRLFQLVTGTAPDHVVMPPEGPRLRPEQIEGLRRWINEGLPWPDSLRLDRSPAEIARSHWSFRPVVRPQVPVIDANPSQKLLADQDVAPGPIDGFVLARLESEGLTPAPLANRRTLIRRLTFDLIGLPPTPAEVDEFVADHSPDAVERLVDRLIASPHYGERWARPWLDLCHYGDTDGYLTDQKRPVAWRYRQWLIDALNSDLPLTDFTMQQIAGDLIPGATEQQLLGTGFLRNTLSNREGGADLEEYRVEQIVDRTTMVGTAWLGLTVGCARCHDHKFDPLSQSEFYGLYAFFNNADEVNIAAPLPHEKDHYAREKPDYDKRRAELLAPQLEAILELQDRWEKKMLHAAANPGQDYLWFRQWEILGLVWGGELGEGQLEGCQIVLIPMASRTQDQRDRLLDYFLRWGELTDPARFKELKLPELQSQLLELAKQAPVATRAPVMQEAITPRQAYLHVRGDFRVAGDVVKPAIPEWLMLTNLTSQNSLAAVGPAASESGPETTSLVANTTNVAATGESPSRLDLANWLTSKDNPLTSRVFVNRAWQEFFGRGLVETGDNFGLNGDRPSHPELLDWLADELHRTGGSLKTLHRRIATSRTYCQSSHVRPDLIVRDPQNRLLARQVPLRLSAEQVRDASLAVSGLLADQIGGPSVFPPQPESVSMEGFDQTWKASEGADRNRRGLYTWLQRLSPYAQGVTFDAPTNSRVCVRRERSNTPLQALTLLNDPIFWEAAESLAERITREGPDDFDGRLTYGFQLVLGRRPDPFEQQRLTDHFRELTSLPLEQVAAPQGSSASQDSSSLSAWTSIASILLNLHEFITRE; the protein is encoded by the coding sequence ATGATGCGACGAGATGGGCTTTTGATTGCCATCCTGATGGGAGCGTTATTTCCATCACATATACTCCTGACGGGGTCCGAGGCACAAGAAACTCCGGCCTCGCAGGGCTTCAATTCAAACGACTCAGATACGTTCGACGTCGAACGGACCATTGCGCCACTCCTTCAGGCTCGCTGCCTGGAATGTCATGGCCGCAGGCAGCACGAAGGGGGGGTGCGGCTCGACTCGCGCGAAGCCATTCTTCGTGGCGGCGACAACCATCAGATCGTGATCGCCGGGAATGCCGATGAAAGCCGCTTGTTTCAACTCGTCACTGGCACTGCCCCGGATCACGTGGTTATGCCTCCTGAAGGTCCCCGCCTGCGACCTGAGCAGATCGAAGGACTCCGACGCTGGATCAACGAGGGCCTGCCCTGGCCCGACAGTCTCAGGCTGGACCGCTCTCCTGCTGAGATTGCGAGGTCCCACTGGTCTTTCAGACCCGTTGTCCGCCCACAGGTTCCGGTGATTGATGCGAACCCATCTCAGAAGCTGCTGGCGGATCAGGACGTTGCACCGGGACCGATTGACGGATTTGTTCTCGCGCGGCTTGAGTCAGAAGGACTAACACCAGCACCTCTGGCAAACCGCCGGACATTGATTCGCCGTCTGACATTCGACCTCATCGGACTTCCTCCGACTCCGGCCGAAGTCGACGAGTTCGTCGCCGATCACTCTCCCGATGCGGTGGAACGTCTGGTCGATCGTCTGATCGCCTCACCTCATTACGGCGAACGCTGGGCACGACCCTGGCTCGACCTGTGCCACTACGGCGACACTGATGGATACCTGACCGACCAGAAACGCCCCGTTGCCTGGCGATATCGTCAATGGCTGATCGACGCTCTTAATAGCGACCTGCCGCTGACGGATTTCACGATGCAGCAGATCGCTGGTGATCTCATCCCCGGTGCCACCGAGCAGCAACTCCTGGGAACGGGCTTCCTGCGAAATACGCTCAGCAATCGAGAAGGGGGGGCCGACCTGGAGGAATATCGGGTCGAGCAGATTGTCGACCGGACAACGATGGTCGGCACCGCATGGCTCGGCTTAACAGTGGGATGTGCGCGTTGCCACGACCACAAATTCGATCCGTTGTCACAGAGTGAGTTCTACGGACTTTACGCCTTCTTCAACAATGCCGACGAAGTCAACATCGCGGCACCGCTGCCTCACGAAAAAGATCACTACGCCCGGGAAAAGCCGGACTACGACAAGCGACGAGCGGAGCTACTTGCCCCTCAACTCGAGGCGATCCTGGAACTCCAGGACCGCTGGGAAAAGAAAATGCTGCACGCAGCAGCAAACCCCGGCCAGGATTATTTGTGGTTCCGTCAGTGGGAAATCCTGGGGCTCGTCTGGGGTGGGGAACTCGGCGAGGGGCAGCTCGAAGGGTGTCAGATCGTCCTGATTCCCATGGCCAGTCGCACCCAGGATCAACGCGATCGACTGCTCGACTATTTTCTCCGCTGGGGAGAATTAACCGACCCTGCACGCTTCAAAGAATTGAAGCTACCGGAACTGCAAAGCCAACTCCTCGAACTGGCCAAGCAGGCACCGGTTGCGACCCGTGCACCGGTCATGCAGGAAGCGATAACACCGCGTCAGGCCTATCTGCACGTACGGGGTGATTTTCGAGTGGCTGGCGATGTCGTAAAACCGGCCATTCCTGAATGGCTGATGTTAACAAATCTGACATCACAGAACTCCCTCGCTGCTGTGGGACCAGCAGCATCCGAATCAGGACCGGAGACGACATCCTTGGTCGCCAATACGACGAATGTCGCCGCGACCGGGGAATCGCCTTCACGTCTTGACCTGGCCAACTGGCTGACTTCGAAAGACAACCCGCTGACGAGCCGCGTCTTCGTCAATCGAGCCTGGCAGGAATTCTTCGGTCGAGGACTGGTCGAGACGGGGGATAATTTTGGTCTCAACGGCGACCGGCCCAGCCATCCCGAACTACTCGACTGGCTCGCAGATGAACTGCATCGAACGGGGGGGAGCCTGAAGACGCTGCACCGACGAATCGCCACATCGCGGACCTACTGCCAGTCTTCGCATGTCCGGCCGGATCTCATCGTTCGCGACCCGCAGAATCGACTGCTCGCGCGCCAGGTGCCGCTGAGGCTTTCGGCCGAGCAGGTGAGAGACGCTTCCCTTGCTGTCAGCGGACTGCTTGCCGACCAGATTGGGGGACCAAGCGTCTTTCCACCTCAACCCGAGTCGGTGTCGATGGAGGGTTTTGATCAAACCTGGAAAGCCAGTGAAGGTGCGGACCGAAACCGCAGAGGCCTCTACACCTGGCTGCAACGGCTTTCCCCCTATGCCCAGGGAGTCACGTTCGACGCTCCGACGAACTCACGCGTCTGTGTCCGCCGCGAACGATCGAATACCCCGCTGCAGGCCCTCACCCTGCTCAACGATCCCATCTTCTGGGAGGCCGCGGAGTCACTTGCCGAACGAATCACGCGCGAAGGACCTGACGATTTCGATGGCCGGCTGACGTACGGCTTTCAGCTCGTCCTGGGACGCCGTCCCGACCCATTCGAACAACAACGGCTGACAGACCACTTCCGAGAATTAACTTCCCTGCCGCTCGAGCAGGTCGCCGCACCGCAGGGCTCGTCCGCTTCTCAGGACAGCTCCTCCCTCAGCGCCTGGACGAGTATCGCGAGCATCCTGCTGAATCTGCATGAGTTCATCACCCGTGAATAG
- a CDS encoding DUF1501 domain-containing protein, which produces MSPTTASKPALPGMPSLNRRSLLTSSAYGVGGMALASLLSQDGYASGVGDLTTPGSQAPSPSRQPHFTPRAKNVIFLFMGGGPSQLDLFDPKPEMQRLHGQPVPESFLQSLADSVIKGGASVMASPRKFTRYGESGMEFSDFLPHLGTCADDLCMVRSMFTTTSNHDPGQMLFQCGTTQFGHPCMGSWVTWGLGSESQNLPGFVVLLSNSGKGLDSGSAAWSSGFLPSNYRGVTFRGQGSPILHLDSPPGVDSKLQRSRLDALRDLNSRRSAVTGDPEIESRIAAYELAYRMQIAAPELVDLSSETASTLDAYGLNQETTRGFGTNCLLARRMVERGVRFVQLYHTTWDDHSELNKNLSINTRMTDQPAAALIKDLKQRGLLEDTLVIWAGEFGRTPMYEVRRGPGTDPERAGRDHHPFGFTVLLSGGGIRSGQIVGSTDELGYHAAEDPIHVHDLQATILHCLGLDHSRLTFRHQGRDFRLTDVAGHVQQKLLA; this is translated from the coding sequence ATGTCCCCGACGACCGCCTCGAAGCCTGCTCTACCCGGAATGCCTTCCCTCAACCGGCGCTCTCTTCTCACCAGCTCGGCCTATGGCGTCGGAGGCATGGCACTCGCCAGCCTTCTCTCACAAGACGGTTACGCGAGCGGAGTGGGGGATCTGACCACGCCTGGTTCCCAAGCGCCGAGCCCGTCCCGGCAACCCCACTTCACTCCGCGCGCGAAGAATGTCATCTTTCTCTTCATGGGGGGCGGACCGAGCCAACTGGATCTGTTTGACCCTAAGCCCGAAATGCAACGCTTGCACGGGCAACCGGTCCCTGAATCCTTCCTTCAGTCACTCGCCGATTCCGTGATCAAGGGTGGCGCAAGCGTCATGGCAAGCCCCCGCAAGTTCACGCGGTACGGCGAGTCGGGGATGGAGTTCTCTGACTTCCTGCCGCACCTGGGGACCTGTGCTGACGACCTCTGCATGGTCCGTTCGATGTTCACCACAACATCCAATCACGATCCCGGTCAGATGCTGTTCCAGTGTGGCACCACCCAGTTCGGCCACCCCTGCATGGGTTCCTGGGTGACATGGGGTCTTGGCAGCGAATCGCAGAACCTGCCCGGGTTCGTCGTACTATTGTCAAACTCGGGGAAGGGACTCGACTCGGGTTCCGCGGCCTGGAGCAGCGGATTTCTGCCGTCGAATTACCGGGGAGTCACCTTTCGCGGACAGGGGTCACCTATCCTGCATCTCGACAGCCCCCCAGGTGTCGACTCGAAGCTCCAGCGATCGAGACTGGATGCGCTGCGCGATCTGAATTCCCGTCGTTCGGCTGTCACCGGTGATCCCGAGATTGAGTCTCGTATCGCCGCGTATGAACTGGCCTATCGCATGCAGATCGCCGCCCCGGAACTGGTCGATCTTTCCAGTGAGACCGCGTCCACACTGGACGCGTACGGCCTGAATCAGGAAACCACGCGAGGGTTCGGCACAAATTGCCTGCTGGCTCGCCGCATGGTCGAGCGAGGGGTCCGCTTCGTCCAGCTCTATCACACAACCTGGGACGACCATAGCGAGCTGAACAAAAACCTCTCCATCAATACTCGAATGACCGATCAGCCCGCTGCCGCACTCATCAAGGACCTGAAACAACGAGGATTACTGGAGGATACGTTAGTCATCTGGGCAGGAGAATTTGGCCGGACACCGATGTATGAAGTCCGGCGCGGTCCCGGGACAGACCCCGAACGGGCCGGTCGGGATCATCATCCCTTTGGCTTCACCGTTCTGCTGTCCGGTGGCGGGATTCGGAGCGGTCAGATTGTCGGCAGTACGGATGAACTCGGCTATCACGCGGCCGAAGACCCGATTCATGTTCATGATCTCCAGGCCACGATCCTGCACTGCCTGGGACTAGACCATAGCCGACTGACATTCCGACATCAGGGGCGGGATTTCCGTCTGACCGACGTGGCCGGCCACGTTCAGCAGAAACTTCTGGCGTAG
- the hemL gene encoding glutamate-1-semialdehyde 2,1-aminomutase: MTFTQQKSQQHFNRAQKSIPGGVNSPARAFGGVGGTPVVMDRAEGAYLFDIDGNRYVDYIGSWGPHILGHRHPAVIAAIHKALEKGTSFGAPCELETELAELVIEAVPSIERVRMVNSGTEATMSAIRVARGFTGRNVLIKFAGCYHGHVDSLLVKAGSGALTLGTPSSPGVPAGCTADTIVLEYNDPQQLESAFAARGSEIAAVILEPVVGNMGVVIPTTEFLQALQSLCQKHGSLLIFDEVMTGFRVSYGGAQSLWGIRPDLTTLGKIIGGGLPVGAYGGRADVMNSVSPVGPVYQAGTLSGNPVAMASGIATLTQLKINNPYPKLDQLTSTLVAGLAERATAARIPHTIPRVGSMFTFYFNPAAVTNLQVASQSDTKAYSRYFHAMLERGIYLACSQFEANFVSAAHSEADIQATLDAAEQAFGLVS, from the coding sequence ATGACCTTCACACAGCAGAAGAGCCAGCAACACTTTAACCGTGCCCAGAAATCGATCCCCGGTGGGGTGAACAGTCCCGCTCGCGCTTTCGGTGGAGTTGGCGGAACCCCGGTCGTGATGGACCGTGCCGAGGGAGCCTACCTGTTTGATATCGATGGCAACCGGTACGTTGATTACATCGGTTCATGGGGGCCGCACATCCTGGGACACCGTCACCCGGCCGTCATCGCCGCGATCCACAAAGCGCTCGAAAAGGGGACCAGCTTTGGTGCTCCGTGCGAACTGGAAACAGAACTGGCGGAACTGGTCATTGAGGCTGTTCCATCGATTGAACGAGTGCGAATGGTGAATTCCGGGACCGAAGCGACGATGAGCGCCATTCGCGTCGCCCGTGGATTCACCGGCCGGAATGTCCTCATCAAATTTGCCGGTTGCTACCACGGACATGTCGACAGCCTGCTCGTCAAAGCGGGCAGCGGGGCACTCACACTCGGGACACCCTCCAGCCCGGGGGTCCCCGCCGGCTGCACTGCTGACACGATCGTGCTCGAATACAACGATCCACAGCAGCTCGAGTCCGCCTTCGCAGCGCGCGGATCAGAAATTGCCGCCGTCATTCTGGAACCCGTCGTGGGAAATATGGGCGTGGTCATCCCGACGACCGAGTTCCTTCAGGCACTGCAGAGCCTGTGTCAAAAGCACGGTTCGCTGCTGATCTTCGACGAGGTCATGACCGGCTTCCGCGTAAGTTACGGGGGTGCGCAGAGCCTGTGGGGAATCCGGCCCGACCTGACCACACTCGGAAAGATCATCGGTGGCGGTCTTCCTGTCGGGGCCTACGGTGGCCGAGCTGACGTGATGAACTCCGTTTCACCCGTGGGGCCGGTCTATCAGGCAGGGACACTTTCGGGGAACCCTGTGGCCATGGCCAGTGGGATCGCAACGCTCACCCAGCTCAAAATCAACAACCCTTATCCGAAGCTGGATCAATTGACGTCGACACTCGTCGCAGGGCTTGCCGAGCGTGCGACCGCCGCCCGCATCCCTCATACGATTCCGCGCGTCGGCAGCATGTTCACGTTCTACTTCAATCCTGCTGCGGTGACGAATCTGCAAGTCGCTTCACAGAGCGATACAAAGGCGTACTCACGGTACTTCCACGCCATGCTCGAACGGGGCATCTACCTGGCATGCAGCCAGTTCGAAGCGAATTTTGTTTCCGCCGCACATTCCGAAGCCGACATTCAGGCCACACTGGACGCTGCCGAGCAGGCATTCGGACTGGTGAGCTAA
- the ggt gene encoding gamma-glutamyltransferase, which produces MRQFIMHPARSIPSVFSVGIVLWTIAAGIAGRASWADELKEGKDSQSRLGIVVSVSQPASVIGREVLDAGGNAVDAAVATAFALAVTWPEAGNIGGGGFMLIHSPGQAQPIMIDYREKAPALATVDMFANGRTSPHLLVGVPGTVRGLQLAHNRFGRLAWEQLALPAARLAREGFEINDELAKSLNEVIETSRGNAELLRVLGKDNGRQTWTAGDRLIQNDLAATLTSIATEGADAFYTGPLVDSLEAEMERGGGLIRRSDLAAYEPEVRAPVHGTFRGYEIFAAAPPSSGGIALIQMLNMVETFNLRQEGRWSPLTLHLMIESMRRAYLDRAKFLGDPDFVDIPQHLTSRRYAAELAQTISPTTATSSAELGADILTPDEGPNTTHFSVIDRDGMAVSNTYTLENSFGSRIVVQGAGYLLNDEMGDFNPRPGVTDSRGLIGTKPNLVAPGKRMLSSMTPVIVTRNQRAVLVTGSPGGRTIINTVFCVVLNLLEFEMPIRDAVDAPRLHHAWMPDTVTLETGLHRDHPDAVAGLREMGHQIVPRGSRQGDAHSISISESDGMRWGAADQRRRGWASGQ; this is translated from the coding sequence TTGCGACAGTTCATCATGCACCCCGCTCGTTCGATCCCTTCCGTCTTTTCGGTCGGGATAGTGTTGTGGACGATCGCTGCCGGGATCGCTGGACGGGCGAGTTGGGCAGATGAACTGAAGGAAGGCAAAGACAGCCAGTCCCGTCTCGGTATCGTCGTTTCTGTTTCCCAACCGGCCTCCGTGATCGGTCGCGAAGTTCTCGATGCCGGGGGAAACGCTGTCGATGCAGCGGTGGCAACCGCTTTTGCACTGGCTGTCACGTGGCCTGAAGCGGGGAACATCGGCGGGGGAGGCTTCATGCTGATCCATTCCCCCGGTCAAGCTCAGCCGATCATGATCGACTATCGCGAGAAAGCTCCCGCTCTCGCGACAGTCGATATGTTCGCAAATGGACGGACATCCCCCCATTTACTTGTCGGGGTCCCAGGAACAGTGCGGGGATTACAACTCGCTCACAACCGATTCGGCAGGCTTGCCTGGGAGCAACTCGCGCTGCCCGCCGCGCGGCTGGCGCGAGAGGGCTTCGAAATCAACGACGAACTGGCCAAGTCCCTGAACGAGGTCATCGAAACGTCCCGCGGCAACGCCGAGTTGCTTCGCGTACTGGGCAAGGACAACGGACGACAAACCTGGACGGCCGGGGACAGACTCATCCAGAATGATCTGGCAGCGACGTTGACGTCCATCGCGACAGAGGGTGCAGATGCCTTCTACACCGGACCGCTGGTGGACTCGCTGGAAGCGGAAATGGAGCGCGGGGGTGGACTCATTCGCCGATCCGATCTCGCTGCTTACGAACCCGAGGTGCGAGCTCCCGTGCATGGCACCTTCCGCGGCTACGAGATCTTCGCTGCGGCCCCACCCAGTTCCGGGGGTATCGCCCTGATCCAGATGCTCAATATGGTCGAAACTTTTAACCTGCGTCAGGAAGGCCGCTGGTCACCGCTGACTCTGCATCTGATGATCGAAAGTATGCGGCGAGCCTATCTCGACCGTGCAAAGTTTCTCGGTGACCCTGACTTTGTCGACATACCGCAGCACCTGACGTCCCGGCGGTACGCTGCCGAACTGGCACAGACCATCTCGCCCACGACGGCCACCTCCTCCGCTGAACTCGGTGCCGACATTCTGACGCCGGATGAAGGACCGAACACAACCCACTTCAGTGTGATCGACCGCGATGGGATGGCTGTCTCCAACACGTACACCCTGGAAAACAGCTTTGGCTCGCGGATTGTGGTTCAGGGGGCCGGATATCTGTTGAACGACGAAATGGGTGACTTCAATCCCCGCCCGGGTGTGACAGACTCCAGGGGATTAATCGGAACGAAGCCCAACCTCGTGGCGCCGGGCAAACGGATGCTCAGTTCGATGACTCCCGTGATTGTGACTCGTAATCAGCGAGCAGTGCTGGTGACCGGCAGTCCTGGCGGTCGCACCATCATCAACACCGTCTTCTGCGTCGTGCTGAATCTGCTCGAATTTGAGATGCCGATCCGCGATGCCGTCGATGCTCCCCGCCTGCATCATGCGTGGATGCCGGATACGGTGACTCTCGAAACGGGACTCCATCGCGACCACCCCGACGCAGTGGCGGGCCTGCGAGAGATGGGCCATCAGATTGTCCCTCGCGGTTCCCGTCAGGGAGACGCCCACTCCATCTCCATCTCGGAAAGCGACGGAATGCGGTGGGGTGCCGCTGATCAACGTCGTCGCGGCTGGGCCTCGGGCCAGTAG
- a CDS encoding class I SAM-dependent methyltransferase has product METIAGHLYDYPKYYDLIFGSDWAAEYKFLKQCFAKYAKRPVKRLFEPACGTGRLVVQFAKEGYEISGNDLNEKAIAYCNARLKRAGYPESTFVGDMADFKLKKKVDAAFNMINTFRHLPTEEAAQAHFHCVADALNKGGLYILGLHLTPKTPAKCTSESWSSSRGNLSVVSNLWTIETNLKKRQERIGVTYDVYTPTKQFRITDETIFRTYTAEQMFSLFESEPRLRVLEMFDFRYDLDWPIDITNDTEDIVYVMQRV; this is encoded by the coding sequence ATGGAAACGATCGCCGGTCATCTGTACGACTACCCAAAGTACTACGACTTGATCTTTGGCTCAGATTGGGCAGCAGAATACAAGTTTCTCAAGCAATGCTTCGCCAAGTATGCCAAGCGGCCGGTGAAACGACTGTTCGAACCGGCATGCGGAACAGGCCGGCTGGTCGTTCAGTTTGCTAAAGAGGGCTACGAAATTTCGGGCAATGACCTGAATGAAAAGGCCATCGCTTACTGCAACGCGCGGTTGAAACGGGCTGGCTATCCCGAGTCGACCTTCGTCGGAGATATGGCGGACTTCAAACTGAAGAAAAAAGTCGATGCCGCCTTCAACATGATTAACACCTTTCGGCATCTTCCGACGGAAGAGGCGGCTCAAGCCCATTTTCACTGCGTGGCCGATGCACTGAATAAAGGGGGGCTGTATATCCTGGGGCTGCATTTGACCCCGAAGACTCCCGCCAAGTGCACATCCGAGTCATGGTCGTCGTCACGCGGAAATCTGTCCGTTGTCTCGAATCTCTGGACAATCGAGACCAATCTCAAAAAACGTCAGGAACGAATCGGCGTGACCTACGACGTCTATACTCCGACAAAGCAGTTCCGCATCACTGACGAAACAATCTTTCGCACCTACACTGCTGAGCAGATGTTTTCGTTGTTCGAATCGGAACCGCGGCTGCGGGTGCTGGAAATGTTCGACTTCCGCTATGACCTGGACTGGCCGATCGACATTACGAACGACACCGAAGACATCGTCTATGTTATGCAGCGAGTGTGA